A DNA window from Thalassospiraceae bacterium LMO-JJ14 contains the following coding sequences:
- a CDS encoding YnfA family protein: MQPSALLIYIAAAICEIAGCFAFWAWLRLAKPVWWIVPGIFALIVFAWLLSRVDAAFAGRAYAAYGGIYILASMGWMWLVEGAKPDRWDGFGVMLCVIGALVILFGPRAG, translated from the coding sequence ATGCAGCCGAGTGCCCTCCTCATCTATATCGCCGCCGCGATCTGCGAGATCGCCGGGTGTTTTGCCTTCTGGGCCTGGCTCAGGCTGGCAAAGCCGGTCTGGTGGATCGTCCCTGGTATATTCGCGCTGATCGTTTTCGCGTGGCTGCTGAGCCGCGTCGATGCGGCTTTTGCCGGGCGCGCCTATGCGGCGTATGGGGGGATTTACATTCTCGCCAGCATGGGCTGGATGTGGCTCGTCGAGGGGGCGAAGCCCGACCGCTGGGACGGCTTCGGCGTCATGCTGTGCGTGATCGGCGCGCTGGTGATCCTGTTCGGACCGCGCGCGGGTTAG
- a CDS encoding OmpA family protein, with product MKSIKYLSVIALASVLGACAAPTPQDLNVSQVRGLQDKGNEFHAALHRDYTALAQSELDEADRGDTDYFNTKARQAAANGNVLPTRMDERSIPSAYVNELAQARGNLMRALDAGAATRAPLPSARAQTQFDCWMQEQEENYQPDDIAACRKGFLTALNQTNAILAAVVKPMVQPKAAAAPAPAPKPLIEIATYTIYFDHNSSSLNSKALAMNNEIIAAIKNTKATSVTVNGYTDRSGTNAYNRQLAERRTATVTDAIVASGIKPKVGYQSFGETRSAVKTADDTQNWANRRVVVILQK from the coding sequence ATGAAATCGATTAAATATCTATCCGTTATCGCCCTTGCCTCCGTACTCGGCGCCTGTGCCGCACCGACGCCCCAGGATCTTAACGTCTCGCAGGTACGCGGGCTGCAGGACAAGGGCAATGAGTTCCATGCCGCGCTGCACCGTGATTACACGGCCCTCGCGCAGAGCGAATTGGACGAAGCGGATCGCGGGGATACAGACTACTTCAACACCAAAGCACGCCAGGCCGCAGCCAACGGCAATGTTCTACCGACCAGGATGGATGAGCGCAGCATTCCGAGTGCATATGTCAACGAACTGGCACAAGCACGTGGCAACCTGATGCGGGCATTGGATGCCGGCGCCGCGACACGCGCCCCGTTACCGAGTGCACGCGCGCAGACCCAGTTCGATTGCTGGATGCAGGAACAGGAAGAAAATTATCAGCCCGACGATATCGCGGCATGCCGCAAAGGGTTCCTGACGGCCCTCAACCAGACCAATGCGATACTCGCCGCCGTCGTCAAGCCGATGGTGCAGCCGAAAGCCGCAGCAGCCCCGGCACCGGCCCCGAAGCCACTTATCGAAATAGCCACCTACACGATTTATTTCGACCACAACAGTTCATCGCTGAACAGCAAGGCCCTTGCGATGAATAATGAAATAATCGCTGCGATCAAGAACACAAAAGCAACCAGTGTCACGGTCAACGGTTATACCGACCGTTCCGGGACCAATGCCTATAACAGGCAGCTCGCGGAACGACGCACCGCGACCGTCACCGACGCCATCGTGGCATCCGGCATCAAGCCGAAGGTCGGTTACCAGTCGTTCGGTGAAACCCGCTCCGCCGTGAAGACCGCTGACGACACCCAAAATTGGGCAAACCGCCGTGTCGTGGTTATCTTGCAGAAATAA
- a CDS encoding PA2778 family cysteine peptidase has protein sequence MTEQLTASPPQGLPAFAELTDVPFFAQTQYFCGPAALATVLNTSGLEINPEDLAKSIYTPGRQGTLQTEILTGTRRQGRLALPVHDMGEAFMNIAHGRPVLILQNLALELVPQWHYAVLVGFDLPAETVVLRSGTTRRQVMPMTTFEHTWRRAEFWGVVVVGPEGPIPENTSLSAWLHEALGLERAGKPTDALTAFSVAAGHWPNASAPLIAAANILIVQGRLQDAASSLQAAVRRQPDNAVALNNLAHVLMLQGALEAAEKAALKAVEYGGSSEATARETLAAIRARQTN, from the coding sequence ATGACTGAACAACTCACGGCGTCACCGCCGCAAGGTCTGCCCGCATTCGCCGAGTTGACCGATGTGCCGTTTTTTGCACAAACGCAGTACTTCTGCGGACCTGCGGCACTCGCGACCGTATTGAATACATCGGGTCTTGAGATCAATCCCGAAGACCTTGCAAAAAGCATCTATACACCGGGCCGGCAAGGCACCCTGCAAACAGAAATACTTACCGGGACGCGCCGTCAGGGCCGACTTGCATTGCCCGTCCATGACATGGGCGAGGCGTTCATGAACATCGCCCATGGGCGGCCGGTTTTGATTTTACAAAATCTGGCACTGGAACTTGTGCCGCAATGGCATTACGCCGTCCTGGTCGGTTTTGATCTGCCCGCGGAAACCGTAGTGCTGCGCTCCGGCACGACACGCCGGCAGGTAATGCCAATGACGACCTTCGAGCACACCTGGCGCCGCGCCGAGTTCTGGGGGGTCGTCGTCGTTGGACCAGAGGGACCCATCCCCGAAAACACATCCCTTTCTGCATGGTTGCACGAAGCCCTCGGGCTTGAGCGGGCAGGAAAGCCAACGGACGCCCTGACCGCTTTTAGCGTGGCGGCCGGTCATTGGCCCAATGCCTCAGCGCCGCTAATTGCCGCTGCAAATATATTAATAGTGCAAGGCCGTCTGCAGGATGCTGCGAGCAGTCTGCAAGCGGCAGTGCGTCGTCAGCCGGACAATGCCGTGGCGTTGAACAACCTGGCGCATGTTCTAATGCTGCAAGGCGCGCTTGAAGCGGCTGAAAAAGCCGCTCTGAAAGCCGTTGAATATGGCGGCAGTTCCGAAGCCACGGCACGGGAAACCCTTGCCGCCATCCGGGCCAGGCAAACCAACTGA
- the guaA gene encoding glutamine-hydrolyzing GMP synthase — protein sequence MSDILAQHDHILIVDFGSQVTQLIARRVRESGVYCEIHPFNQITAESLTAFAPKGIILSGGPASVHEATTPRAHDAVFALGVPVFGICYGEQTMVQQMGGQVQPSTHREFGRAFVEIQKDCCLFEGIWKPGERHQVWMSHGDRIDAIPDGFDVVATSDGSPFAIIADEARKLYGVQFHPEVMHTPDGAKLLNNFTHKICGASGDWTMASFKDEAIQKVRDQVGSGRVICGLSGGVDSSVVAVLLHEAIGDQLTCVFVDHGLMRANEADEVVSLFRDHYNIPLVHRNAEELFLGELDGVSDPEIKRKTIGKLFIDVFDEEAKAVGGADFLAQGTLYPDVIESVSFTGGPSVTIKSHHNVGGLPERMNMQLVEPLRELFKDEVRALGRELGLPDSFVGRHPFPGPGLAIRVPGVITKDRLDILRAADVIYLDEIRRAGLYDTIWQAFAVLLPVQTVGVMGDARTYDFVCALRAVTSTDGMTADYYPFDHEFLGRVSSRIVNEVKGINRVVYDVTSKPPGTIEWE from the coding sequence ATGTCCGACATTCTCGCCCAGCATGACCATATTCTGATCGTCGATTTCGGCTCGCAGGTGACGCAACTCATCGCGCGCCGGGTCCGGGAATCAGGGGTCTATTGCGAAATTCATCCGTTCAATCAGATCACTGCCGAAAGCCTGACGGCATTCGCGCCCAAAGGTATCATCCTCAGCGGCGGCCCGGCCAGCGTGCACGAGGCGACGACGCCGCGCGCGCACGACGCCGTGTTTGCGCTGGGTGTGCCGGTGTTCGGTATCTGCTATGGCGAACAGACCATGGTGCAGCAGATGGGCGGCCAGGTTCAGCCCTCGACGCACCGCGAGTTCGGCCGCGCCTTCGTGGAAATCCAGAAGGACTGCTGCCTGTTCGAGGGCATCTGGAAACCCGGCGAGCGGCATCAGGTGTGGATGAGCCACGGCGACCGTATCGATGCGATCCCGGACGGCTTCGACGTGGTCGCAACGTCGGACGGCTCGCCGTTCGCGATCATCGCCGACGAGGCACGCAAACTTTACGGCGTGCAGTTCCACCCGGAAGTCATGCACACACCGGACGGCGCCAAGCTTTTGAATAACTTCACGCACAAGATTTGCGGCGCGTCCGGCGACTGGACCATGGCGTCCTTCAAGGACGAGGCGATCCAGAAAGTCCGCGATCAGGTCGGCAGCGGCCGTGTCATCTGCGGGTTATCGGGTGGCGTCGACAGTTCCGTCGTCGCGGTCCTGTTGCATGAAGCCATCGGCGATCAGTTGACCTGCGTCTTTGTAGACCACGGCCTGATGCGCGCCAACGAGGCCGACGAAGTGGTGTCGCTGTTCCGCGATCATTACAACATTCCGCTCGTGCACCGGAACGCCGAAGAACTTTTCCTGGGCGAGTTGGACGGGGTCTCCGATCCGGAAATCAAACGCAAGACCATCGGCAAACTGTTCATCGACGTCTTTGACGAAGAAGCCAAGGCTGTCGGCGGCGCGGATTTCCTGGCGCAGGGCACGCTGTATCCGGACGTGATCGAGTCGGTCTCGTTCACCGGCGGGCCGAGCGTCACCATCAAGTCGCACCATAATGTCGGCGGGCTGCCGGAACGCATGAACATGCAACTGGTCGAGCCGCTGCGCGAACTTTTCAAGGACGAGGTCCGCGCGCTCGGCCGTGAACTGGGTCTGCCCGACAGCTTCGTTGGGCGGCATCCGTTCCCGGGCCCGGGTCTGGCGATCCGCGTGCCGGGTGTCATCACCAAAGATCGGCTCGATATCCTGCGCGCCGCCGACGTGATCTATCTCGACGAGATCCGCCGCGCCGGGCTGTACGACACCATCTGGCAGGCTTTCGCCGTGCTTCTGCCGGTGCAGACCGTCGGCGTCATGGGCGATGCCCGAACATATGATTTCGTCTGTGCGTTGCGCGCCGTGACCTCGACCGACGGCATGACGGCGGACTACTATCCCTTCGATCACGAGTTCTTGGGCCGCGTCTCCAGCCGCATCGTCAACGAGGTCAAAGGCATCAACCGCGTCGTTTATGACGTCACCTCGAAGCCGCCCGGCACCATCGAGTGGGAGTGA
- a CDS encoding response regulator, which translates to MSGYDFETLKVLVADDSRPMRSLIKSFLLGFGVKEMFEAADANEAYDEVKNEEPDIVITDWRMPPTDGLDLVKQIRMDLDSPNPYLPVIMLTGFTELHRVKQARDAGVTAFLAKPISAAALYRRLCTVIDDQRPFVRVGEFFGPDRRARRRTEPYMGTERRRDAQ; encoded by the coding sequence ATGTCAGGCTACGACTTCGAAACATTAAAGGTTCTGGTTGCCGATGACAGCAGGCCCATGCGCTCGCTGATCAAGAGCTTCCTGCTCGGCTTCGGGGTCAAGGAAATGTTCGAGGCCGCGGATGCCAACGAGGCATACGACGAGGTCAAGAATGAAGAGCCGGACATCGTCATTACCGACTGGCGCATGCCGCCGACGGACGGTCTCGACCTGGTGAAGCAGATCCGTATGGATTTGGACAGTCCGAACCCGTATCTTCCTGTTATCATGCTGACCGGCTTCACAGAGCTTCATCGCGTCAAGCAGGCCCGCGATGCGGGCGTGACGGCGTTCCTCGCCAAACCGATTTCGGCAGCAGCTCTGTATCGCAGACTGTGCACGGTGATCGACGATCAGCGTCCGTTTGTCCGCGTCGGGGAGTTTTTCGGACCCGACCGCCGCGCCCGGCGCCGAACCGAGCCGTACATGGGCACTGAACGCCGCCGTGATGCGCAGTAA
- the mnmA gene encoding tRNA 2-thiouridine(34) synthase MnmA has translation MSTENLQSLINPAKAPADTRVVVAMSGGVDSSVTAALMAEAGYDVVGVTLQLYDHGEAIQKKGACCAGQDIYDAKRVADRLGIAHYVLDYESRFREQVMEDFADTYLRGETPIPCVRCNQTVKFHDLLGTARDLGAEAMVTGHYVRQMLGPHGAEMHRAVDRSKDQSYFLFATTGAQLDFLRFPLGGMDKAETRRHAGRFNLPVADKPESQDICFVPNGSYARVVERLRPGACDPGRIVDLDGNVLGTHDGIINFTVGQRKGLGVATGEPLYVVKIDPDTKNVIVGPKDALLCAEIGVSDLNWLDHVPLDETPRAVTVKVRSTTDPVAAGIYQGADSVHVRFDTPQPGVAPGQACVVYDGDRVLGGGWIVRD, from the coding sequence CACGGCGGCGCTGATGGCCGAGGCCGGCTATGACGTCGTCGGCGTGACGCTTCAGCTTTACGATCACGGCGAAGCGATCCAGAAAAAAGGCGCGTGCTGCGCCGGTCAGGATATCTATGACGCCAAGCGCGTCGCCGACCGGCTCGGCATCGCGCATTACGTGCTGGATTATGAAAGCCGTTTCCGCGAACAGGTGATGGAGGATTTCGCCGATACCTATCTGCGCGGCGAGACGCCGATCCCGTGCGTGCGCTGCAATCAGACCGTGAAGTTTCACGACCTGCTGGGTACGGCCAGGGATCTCGGCGCAGAGGCAATGGTCACCGGCCATTACGTGCGCCAGATGCTGGGGCCGCATGGCGCGGAAATGCACCGCGCCGTCGACCGTTCCAAAGACCAGAGCTACTTCCTGTTCGCGACCACCGGCGCGCAGCTCGATTTCCTGCGCTTCCCGCTGGGCGGCATGGACAAGGCGGAAACCCGCCGCCATGCCGGGCGTTTCAATCTGCCGGTCGCCGATAAGCCGGAAAGCCAGGATATCTGTTTCGTGCCGAACGGTTCGTATGCCCGCGTCGTCGAACGGCTGCGCCCCGGCGCCTGTGATCCGGGCCGGATCGTCGATCTGGACGGCAATGTTCTGGGCACCCATGACGGGATCATCAATTTCACTGTCGGCCAGCGCAAAGGCCTCGGTGTCGCCACCGGTGAGCCGCTGTACGTGGTGAAAATCGATCCGGACACCAAGAACGTCATCGTCGGCCCCAAGGACGCGCTCTTGTGTGCGGAAATAGGCGTCAGCGATCTGAACTGGCTCGATCACGTGCCGCTCGATGAAACGCCCCGTGCCGTGACCGTCAAGGTCCGCTCGACCACCGACCCGGTGGCGGCGGGTATCTATCAGGGCGCGGACAGCGTGCATGTTCGCTTCGATACACCGCAGCCCGGCGTCGCGCCGGGGCAGGCGTGTGTCGTCTATGACGGGGACCGGGTGCTCGGCGGCGGCTGGATCGTCCGCGACTAA
- a CDS encoding NnrU family protein, with the protein MIYLITGLATFFVVHAFPWFPAWRSAAREKLGVSVYITIFVLFSLGSLALIVLGYATTERAHLWAAPAWGRTLAYIAVPLAVTLVISAYGGTNIQRLTAHPLSWGIGLWAAVHLLNNGDLPSLLMFGVFLIYAAVAGVAEGRKGVQKVTMRAPLWRDALALVIGGAVAAAIAHLHENLFGVSVL; encoded by the coding sequence ATGATTTACCTCATCACAGGTCTCGCAACTTTCTTTGTCGTGCATGCGTTCCCCTGGTTTCCGGCATGGCGCAGCGCCGCCCGCGAGAAACTCGGCGTATCTGTCTACATCACGATCTTTGTCCTGTTCTCGCTCGGCAGTCTCGCCCTGATCGTTCTGGGTTATGCGACGACCGAGCGCGCCCACCTTTGGGCTGCACCGGCATGGGGACGAACGCTTGCCTATATCGCGGTTCCGCTCGCGGTGACGCTGGTGATCAGCGCCTATGGCGGCACCAACATCCAGCGCCTGACGGCGCATCCGCTATCGTGGGGCATCGGTCTCTGGGCAGCGGTGCACCTGCTCAACAACGGCGATCTGCCGTCGCTGCTGATGTTCGGTGTTTTTCTGATTTATGCAGCGGTTGCAGGTGTCGCGGAGGGACGGAAGGGCGTGCAAAAAGTAACGATGCGCGCGCCGCTGTGGCGCGATGCGCTGGCGCTCGTGATCGGCGGCGCCGTCGCTGCGGCGATTGCGCATCTGCATGAAAACCTGTTCGGAGTCAGTGTGTTATGA
- a CDS encoding PA2779 family protein — MVSKKFRFKAVAIAIITAFSVTLMPIVPVSAALVNNNQVVEQQTVQGDRDLVNDFMSRADVRAQFEQLGVNADEANLRVAALSDVEVAKLANEIKSSPAGQGAIGGIIGAIVLIFIILLITDLLGFTSVFGWTNKGSANPT, encoded by the coding sequence ATGGTTTCGAAAAAATTTAGGTTTAAAGCAGTTGCGATCGCCATCATCACGGCATTCAGTGTGACGTTAATGCCGATCGTTCCGGTGAGCGCCGCACTTGTTAATAATAATCAGGTTGTTGAACAGCAAACAGTGCAGGGCGACCGCGATCTCGTGAATGACTTTATGAGCCGTGCCGATGTGCGCGCGCAGTTCGAGCAGCTCGGTGTCAACGCCGACGAAGCCAATCTTCGTGTCGCTGCGCTTAGCGATGTCGAAGTTGCCAAGCTTGCGAACGAAATTAAAAGTTCACCAGCAGGGCAGGGCGCTATTGGCGGCATCATCGGTGCAATCGTTCTGATCTTCATTATTCTGCTGATTACCGATTTGCTCGGCTTTACCAGTGTGTTCGGTTGGACCAACAAAGGTTCGGCGAACCCGACCTGA
- a CDS encoding endonuclease domain-containing protein yields the protein MDTAFSRARRLRRDMTPPERKVWAVLRARGLKGFKFRRQVPIGPYIVDFLCAEKCLVIEIDGKSHDHQLVYDARRDSYLRNMGYRVLRLRNDQVLHELEGAMHLVLQALQAKYPLT from the coding sequence ATGGACACAGCATTCAGCAGAGCGCGCCGTCTGCGCCGTGACATGACACCACCCGAACGGAAAGTCTGGGCCGTGTTGCGCGCACGGGGACTGAAGGGTTTCAAATTCCGCCGACAGGTCCCGATCGGCCCTTATATCGTCGACTTTTTGTGTGCAGAAAAGTGCCTTGTCATCGAAATCGATGGGAAAAGTCACGATCATCAATTGGTGTACGATGCGCGGCGGGACAGCTATCTCCGGAACATGGGGTATCGCGTTCTACGCCTTCGAAACGATCAGGTTCTGCATGAGCTTGAAGGGGCGATGCATCTGGTGCTGCAGGCGCTTCAAGCCAAATACCCCCTCACCTAA
- a CDS encoding phosphonopyruvate decarboxylase — protein sequence MDGSVHPHDQWSRNLFKQFKDAGVRLFSYIPDAGNARMVELADEDNETRTVLLTTEEEGVSLAAGADLVGEKAVLMMQSSGVGNCPNFLSFVKGGNFPVFMFVSMRGDYGEQNPWQYPMGEAVEPILEAMGVLVFKVERADELEGAATAALDTVFRAGKSAALVLSQKFLGAKGF from the coding sequence ATGGACGGAAGCGTGCACCCGCACGATCAATGGTCGCGGAACTTATTCAAGCAGTTCAAGGACGCGGGCGTCCGTTTGTTCAGCTATATCCCGGACGCGGGCAATGCGCGCATGGTCGAACTCGCCGATGAAGATAACGAAACCCGGACGGTGCTGCTGACGACCGAGGAAGAGGGCGTGTCGCTGGCCGCGGGCGCCGACCTGGTCGGCGAAAAAGCGGTGCTGATGATGCAATCGTCCGGCGTCGGCAACTGCCCCAACTTTCTGTCGTTCGTGAAGGGCGGGAATTTTCCGGTCTTCATGTTCGTTTCCATGCGCGGCGATTACGGCGAGCAAAACCCCTGGCAGTACCCGATGGGCGAGGCGGTGGAACCGATCCTCGAAGCGATGGGCGTGCTGGTATTCAAGGTGGAACGCGCCGACGAGCTCGAAGGTGCCGCAACGGCAGCGTTGGATACCGTTTTCAGGGCAGGGAAGTCGGCCGCACTTGTGCTGAGCCAGAAGTTCCTGGGCGCCAAGGGCTTTTGA
- the dtd gene encoding D-aminoacyl-tRNA deacylase — protein sequence MKAVLQRVLEASVKVDGETVGEIANGIVILFCAERGDSDADAIQFAHKAAKLRIFSDENGKTNLDINEVKGKILAISQFTLAAQWRKGNRPGFSAAETPERAKQLYELYCDTLREDGIAVETGIFAAEMRVALINDGPFTLVMDSRD from the coding sequence ATGAAAGCCGTTCTGCAGCGCGTCCTGGAAGCATCGGTCAAAGTCGACGGCGAAACCGTCGGCGAAATCGCAAACGGGATCGTCATTCTGTTCTGCGCCGAGCGCGGTGACAGCGACGCCGACGCCATCCAGTTTGCGCATAAAGCTGCAAAATTGCGCATATTTTCCGATGAGAACGGCAAAACCAACCTCGATATTAACGAAGTTAAGGGCAAAATCCTCGCCATCAGCCAGTTTACCCTGGCCGCGCAGTGGCGGAAGGGAAACCGCCCCGGATTTTCCGCCGCCGAGACCCCCGAGCGCGCCAAACAGCTTTACGAATTATACTGCGACACGCTTCGAGAAGACGGTATTGCCGTCGAGACCGGAATCTTCGCCGCCGAGATGAGAGTTGCACTGATCAACGACGGCCCGTTCACCCTCGTCATGGATAGCCGCGACTAG
- a CDS encoding ABC transporter ATP-binding protein/permease — protein sequence MTRTGEWTTVKTLLPYLWPSGETGLRVRVVVAMVLLIAAKATNVSVPIFYKQAVDILTAGGKVDIAISVPVALIVGYGICRVAAMAFGELRDAVFTRVAQRAIRQAGLKTFRHLHHLSMRFHLERKTGGVARAVERGTSGIEFLLRFMLFNVLPTILEVVMVCGILWKLYGFAYAALTLGVLSVYIAWTLLVTEWRLKFRRAMNETDSEANTRAIDSLLNFETVKYFGNEDHEAGRFDQALQAYERAAVKSGTSLAFLNIGQAVIITIGVTAAMIMAGYGVADKSMSVGDFVLVNSYLIQIFMPLNFLGFVYREIKRSLTDLEAMFELLREPGEITDAPDARPLKDGPGRIDFDHVDFAYDQRRAILKDVSFTVPAGKKLAIVGPTGSGKSTISRILYRFYEVDGGAVKIDGEDIRDVTQKSLRAAIGVVPQDTVLFNDTIFYNIAYGAPGASPAAVENAARQAHIHDFIMSLPDGYQSKVGERGLKLSGGEKQRVAIARTILKDPRILVFDEATSALDSRTEQDILASFKDVSADRTTLTIAHRLSTVIDADEILVLQDGAIVERGTHPVLLKQDGTYTDMWQRQQQAREAEAKLDELGTGD from the coding sequence ATGACCAGAACCGGTGAATGGACGACCGTCAAAACCCTGCTGCCCTATCTTTGGCCGAGCGGCGAGACGGGTTTACGCGTGCGCGTCGTCGTCGCCATGGTTTTGTTGATCGCGGCCAAGGCAACGAACGTCTCGGTGCCTATATTTTACAAACAAGCTGTCGATATCCTGACAGCCGGCGGGAAAGTCGATATCGCCATCAGCGTACCGGTCGCGTTGATCGTCGGATACGGCATCTGCCGCGTCGCCGCGATGGCGTTCGGCGAGCTGAGAGACGCCGTTTTCACCCGCGTCGCGCAGCGCGCCATCCGTCAGGCCGGGCTCAAGACCTTCCGTCACCTGCACCATCTGTCGATGCGGTTTCATCTCGAACGCAAGACCGGCGGTGTGGCGCGCGCCGTCGAGCGCGGCACCAGCGGCATCGAATTCCTGCTCCGCTTCATGCTGTTCAACGTGCTGCCGACGATCCTCGAAGTCGTCATGGTCTGCGGCATCCTGTGGAAACTTTACGGCTTTGCCTATGCGGCGCTGACGCTGGGCGTGCTCAGCGTCTACATCGCCTGGACGCTGTTGGTCACGGAATGGCGGCTGAAGTTCCGCCGCGCCATGAACGAGACCGACAGCGAGGCCAATACCCGCGCCATCGACAGCCTGCTCAACTTCGAGACCGTCAAGTATTTCGGCAACGAGGATCACGAGGCCGGCCGCTTCGATCAGGCCTTGCAGGCATACGAGCGCGCCGCCGTCAAAAGCGGCACCTCGCTGGCGTTTTTGAATATCGGCCAGGCGGTCATCATCACCATCGGCGTGACGGCGGCGATGATCATGGCCGGCTACGGCGTCGCCGACAAATCCATGAGCGTCGGCGATTTCGTTTTGGTCAATTCGTACCTGATCCAGATATTCATGCCGCTCAACTTCCTCGGCTTCGTGTACCGCGAGATCAAGCGCTCGCTGACCGACCTGGAAGCGATGTTCGAACTGCTGCGCGAGCCGGGCGAGATCACCGACGCCCCCGACGCTCGCCCGCTTAAAGACGGGCCGGGACGGATCGACTTCGATCATGTCGATTTCGCCTATGACCAGCGCCGGGCGATCCTCAAGGATGTCTCGTTTACCGTGCCGGCCGGCAAGAAGCTCGCCATCGTCGGCCCGACCGGGTCCGGCAAGTCGACGATCTCGCGCATCCTGTACCGCTTTTACGAGGTCGACGGCGGCGCGGTTAAGATAGACGGCGAGGATATCCGCGACGTCACACAGAAAAGCCTGCGCGCCGCCATCGGCGTGGTGCCGCAGGACACGGTGCTGTTCAACGACACGATCTTTTACAACATCGCCTATGGCGCGCCGGGCGCATCCCCCGCCGCCGTCGAGAATGCAGCCCGTCAGGCGCACATTCACGATTTCATCATGAGCCTGCCCGACGGCTATCAGTCCAAGGTCGGCGAGCGCGGCCTGAAACTGTCGGGCGGCGAGAAGCAGCGCGTCGCCATTGCGCGCACCATCCTCAAGGACCCGCGTATTCTGGTCTTCGACGAGGCGACCTCGGCGCTGGACTCGCGCACCGAGCAGGACATTCTCGCCAGCTTCAAGGATGTCTCCGCCGACCGCACCACCCTGACCATCGCGCACCGGCTGTCGACCGTGATCGACGCCGACGAGATTCTCGTGCTTCAGGATGGTGCAATCGTCGAGCGCGGCACGCACCCGGTACTACTGAAGCAGGACGGCACCTACACGGATATGTGGCAGCGCCAGCAGCAGGCGCGCGAAGCCGAGGCGAAGCTGGACGAACTCGGGACTGGGGACTAG
- a CDS encoding Crp/Fnr family transcriptional regulator: MTAKNSAPASPSMKFDAKLFLTSVGTGRRSVKYQAKDFIFRQGDAAESVFYIEKGKVQITVVSDQGKEGIIATLGAGQFLGEGCLAGQECYLASAHAVEPTTAVTVDKAAMIRVMHEQPELSEMFMSFLLTRNIRIEADLVDQLFNSSEKRLARALLLLANFGKEGRLETVVPKVSQEDLAATVGTTRARVNFFMNKFRKLGLIEYNGELKVHSALLNIIVHD, translated from the coding sequence GTGACAGCAAAAAACTCAGCACCGGCAAGTCCGTCGATGAAATTCGATGCCAAGCTCTTCCTTACCTCGGTGGGGACCGGCCGGCGCAGCGTCAAATATCAGGCCAAGGACTTTATCTTCAGACAAGGAGATGCCGCAGAATCCGTCTTCTACATCGAGAAAGGCAAAGTGCAGATTACCGTTGTCTCCGATCAGGGCAAGGAAGGCATCATCGCAACCCTTGGTGCAGGTCAGTTTCTGGGCGAGGGTTGCCTTGCCGGTCAGGAATGCTATTTGGCATCTGCGCATGCGGTCGAACCGACCACGGCGGTTACCGTCGACAAGGCGGCCATGATCCGTGTCATGCACGAACAACCTGAGCTTTCGGAAATGTTCATGTCGTTTCTGCTAACACGCAACATCAGGATCGAAGCCGATCTGGTCGACCAGTTGTTCAATTCCAGTGAAAAGCGTCTGGCGCGGGCGCTGCTGCTGTTGGCGAATTTCGGCAAGGAAGGGAGATTGGAGACAGTCGTCCCGAAGGTCAGTCAAGAAGACCTGGCGGCAACCGTCGGCACGACACGCGCCCGCGTCAACTTCTTCATGAACAAGTTCCGCAAGCTCGGCCTGATCGAGTACAACGGCGAACTCAAGGTTCACTCGGCGTTGTTGAATATCATCGTTCACGATTAG